The following nucleotide sequence is from Gammaproteobacteria bacterium.
CCGGAAGAATGATCTCGGGCGAGGACATTCACGTCGAGGTTGAGCCGGCCTACCTGGGGCAGGATGCGCAGGGCGACCGCTACGTGTTCAGCTACACGATCACGATCTCGAACCGCGGCGGGGAAGCCGCCCGGCTGCTGACGCGGCACTGGATCATCACCGACGGCAACGGGCACGTGGAGGAGGTGTTCGGGGACGGCGTGGTGGGCGAGCAGCCCCGGCTGCTCCCGGGCGAGAGC
It contains:
- the apaG gene encoding Co2+/Mg2+ efflux protein ApaG, with the protein product MISGEDIHVEVEPAYLGQDAQGDRYVFSYTITISNRGGEAARLLTRHWIITDGNGHVEEVFGDGVVGEQPRLLPGESHRYTSGAIIDTPFGTMQGSYGMVTDGGEDFKAPIPIFRLQTPGVLH